The following DNA comes from bacterium.
GGATCAGGCCAAACCGACCCGCGGCTGATCTTCGAGATGCTAAAGGACATCCCCGAGAACGCAGACGTCATCGGCATCGTCCGCGACGGCTCACTCCAAATCGGGAGTACCATTAGTCTCTACAACCACTGCACAGGCTGAAAGGAGCCCCATGACCACCCTCGATATTACCAACTCGCTCTCAAGGCAGCTCCACGGCCAGCACTGGACCTCGGTCCGTGCATACAAGCGCGCGCGCCAGGATCTGCTCGATGAGCTCGAGCCAAGCCGCAGCCTCCAAGCTGCAGTGAAGGGTCAGGACAACACGTTCTACGTGACCAAGCTCAAGACTCGACTCAAGGACGAGAGATGGATCCGTCTGGACGGCAAGCTTGCCGATCTGGCCAACAACCACCCTTACCGGTGGCTGGCTTACGCAATGCTGGCCGTGATCGTCGGAGCCACGATCGTCGTGATCATCAATCACACCCTTGGCTACTAAACGCTTGCGTCAGCCCCACAAATAACCCCCACGTTCCGACGTGGGGGTTCATCTTTTTCCGTTTTTTATTACCAGCCTACGGGCGCAGAGTACCAGCGAATACCCGCCAAGCCAAGGCTGATTTCGCCACCAGACTCAAGATGATGTAAGCCCGTTCGCCATATATATAGTGCTTCCACTTACCCACCTTGAGATATTGCAGCACCATATTGATCGCGAAGCAGTTGAAGAACACAAAAATACTGACGTAGATCCAGTACACAAAGGTAGGGATCTTGGCTTCCTCTGGTCCGTAGTTGCCAGCCGCCCAGAAGTATAGCATTACTGCCACCTCAAAGATCACGCTCGAGAAAGAGTATGAGTGCGATATCGCCCAAGCAATAGCAGAAGCTGAGGCCGCATCACACTTCACTATCGATGTCTACAAAGCGGCCACTGAAGCTTACCCCATAAAACTCAATTCAGTCACAACAGCAAAGTGTATACAAGACTATGTGAATCAACACGCCACGACCGGTCAAAATCCCATTAAGCCTCGTGAAATCGATAAATCAAAATACAGCCTAGCGTTCACATCCCCGCGCTGGGCATGGGATCAAGCTGGATGGCTCTTTGCTGGAGGTACCGCATTGGTTGCAGTAAGTCTTGTCGGGCGCATCATCAACAGTATCGCGCAGCTAATGTATCGCCGCGATCATAATAAACCGATGAGTGCGTCACTGCCGACGCTCCACCGCAAAGACTAAGATCGCGCCAACCGAATCCGAAAGATTGTCTTACCAGGCTTTGAAGTCACCGTAATCCGCCCCTTGTGCGCTGCTACGATCTGCTGAGCAATCGACAACCCAAGCCCGAAGCCTTCCACGTGCTGTTTCGTGCGACTCTTGTCACCTCGATAGAAGCGTTCGAAAACGTGCGGTAGATCGGCTGGCGATATGCCAAGCCCCTCGTCTTGCACCTCGATACACACATATTCACGCGTGGCTCGCACGCGCATCACGACCTCCGACTGCTCCGGACTATATCTGACCGCATTATCTAGCAGAATCAGCATTACTTCTTCAATCGCCGACGGATCGACAGTTGTGCGCACCGGCGCGAGATCATGACGCAAGCGTATTTGCTTTGTCGCAGCTGCTTTTTTCATCCGGCTCAAGACAGCCTTCGCAAGAGCATCGATCTCGACGTGCTGCTCTAGCGCTAGATTGTCCCGACGAGCAAGTCGCAGCAGGCCATCGACCAGAGCACGAATGCGCACCACTTCATCTAAATTACTCGCCAGCATTTGGCGTGCTTCAGCGGGTCGAAGCTTCGGATTCCGCAGCGCAACTTCAATCTCGGTCTGCATGGCCGTAAGTGGAGTTCGAAGCTCATGCGATGCATCGGCCGTGAAGCGCTTCTGCGTCTCTAGTGCATCCTCAATAGGGCGAATCGTCCGTTTTGCTAAGACATAGCTCATGCCACCACCGGCGAGCAAAACAAATACATTAAAGAGAATCAAATTCGAGCGCAGCTCATTCTCGGCTGAAAAAATTTGTTGCAACCGAGTGCGCTCATAGAGATCGAAGAACTGGGGTAGTTCGGCGTCGACACCAATGGCCGGTCGCCGCAACCCACGATGCAGCTGATTGGCAGAGATTTGGTACAACACAACACTAAAGCCAATCGACAATGTCATGATGATTGCTAGATAGCCAACGGTTAGTTTTGTGGCGGGCGGCAAGGCCAATGCCCAGCGCCGGAACCGTTCGAGCCAATCACTGAGCTGAGAGAACATAGCCAAATCCTCGCTTGGTCTTTAAGAGTGACTGCTTGTACGGCCGATCGATTTTATTGCGCAAGTAGCCAATGTACACCTCGACCGTATTGGGGAGTATGTCTGCATCGTACTCCCAGACGTGCGAAATAATCGTGTCCTTATTAATCACCCGCCCCTCATTGCGCATCAGGTACTCGAGCAGGGCGAATTCCTTCGCAGATAATTCAATGAGCTTGTTAGACCTGCGCACTTCAAACGTCGCAGGATCTAGTGTCAGGTCACCGACCCGCAAAACCGTATCTTGCGATTGTGAAGGTCGGCGCAAAAGTGCTCGTATGCGCGCCAAGAGCTCCTCGAAAGCGAATGGCTTCACAAGATAATCATCCGCGCCAGCATCGAGACCAGCGACACGATCACGAACCTGGTCTTTTGCTGTCAGCATCAAGATTGGCGTCCTGTCTCCCGACTCGCGCAATCGTCGGCAGACTTCGATGCCATCAATCTCTGGGAGCATCCTATCCAATACGATCAAATCATATTCATCAGCTTCAGCAGCAGCCAGGCCAGACTCACCGTCATACACGGCTTCGGCCGCATAGCGTTCTTGTTCTAAGCCACGCTTCAACGCATTTGCGATCTTGTACTCATCTTCGACGATCAATATTTTCATATCACTCAGTATTATACCCAAAACTGAGAATAATCTGAAAATAATCTAAAAACAGAGCACCAGCTATGTGCTGGCGCCCTGTGCGGTAAGGCTTTATAGTATTTGGTTAATTTGCCTGAACTTGTGGCTCTTCAACTGGTATTTGGCCATTTGGACCGCCACCCATCATGCCACGCCCATGACTCATACCATGCCCCTTGCCGAGTCCGTCAAATGGATGGAGATAGCCGTGGGGGATATTATTATCCTTCTCCCACTGCTTCAGCTCATCCATCTTTGCCTTCATGGCATCGCGGCGCTCTTCTGTCGTCTGATCTATCATGGCATCGCGTTGTGACTCAAAATACTCCTGGAGCTCTTGGTGCTTCGCGAGAATCTTATCTCGTTGCTCCGTTGTAATCTTATTGTCATCGACTGCCTTCTGGAGGCGCTCTTCATAACGCTCATTCTTTTCGGCTCGGCGATCCGTATGGTGTTGATCGATCACCTGCTGCACTTCTTCCTTACTGAGGTTAAAGCGGGCAGCCAGCTTATCAGCGAGCGACGCATCACCTCCCGATTGCGCAAAAGCTGCACCACCACCGAGTACGGCAGCGATACCGAGGGCTACTAACCCAATTGCTACTGTTTTTCCTTTAGTCAAAATATATTACTCCTTTCTTATACGCGAGTGTAGAGTATCTGTTCTGAGAGAACGCTTGGAAGTGGTAGCGTTGCGTGACTGCCGTAGCAACGCCTGGAGCACCATACTCTGCGCATAGTACCTGATAAAAATCAACTGGAACCTGCGCATCACCAGGTGCCCGATGGCGATTCACGACCCCAATATTATGTCGTTCAATCGCGACATCAAGCTTATAGTGCTGGTATTGTGGGTAAAAGTAGCGCGAGAGCTGCACCGTGCAAGCTCTTTGATGAGTGAGTCGCCGGTCCAGCAATCGATACTCCTCAGCGATGAACGCATGGTCAAATTGAGCGTTGTGCGCAACAAAGATTGCACCACGAAGCATGTCGTGAAATGTATATATCACGCTCGCAAAGCCAGGTGCGCCCCAAGTGTCGCTCGCTGCATCCGGTTAAATCCCACCATAACCTCAATAATTATTCCCCTTAGCAGATTTCGATATAACTTATATTCAACGCGCATATAATTCATGCCTCGGCTTTAACGCCGATAGATCATTGAGCTGCATTGTGTAAACGGCTACCACGTAGGCACACACAAAAAGCCCCGGATATCATTATCCGAGGCACTTTGCTTGGTGATCCCACGGGGAATCGAACCCCGATTAACAGATTGAAAATCTGTCGTCCTAACCGTTAGACGATGGGACCGAGAAGTATCTGAACCGATATATAGTAACAGGTATAGACAACCTCTTCAAGGGTACGTGCTTTAACGTGAATATACCCCCACACCATGTAGCTACTCGTTCTTTTCCCGCGTGGCCTCAACCACCAGTCTTCCATCTGCCGATCCTT
Coding sequences within:
- a CDS encoding response regulator transcription factor, giving the protein MKILIVEDEYKIANALKRGLEQERYAAEAVYDGESGLAAAEADEYDLIVLDRMLPEIDGIEVCRRLRESGDRTPILMLTAKDQVRDRVAGLDAGADDYLVKPFAFEELLARIRALLRRPSQSQDTVLRVGDLTLDPATFEVRRSNKLIELSAKEFALLEYLMRNEGRVINKDTIISHVWEYDADILPNTVEVYIGYLRNKIDRPYKQSLLKTKRGFGYVLSAQ
- a CDS encoding HAMP domain-containing histidine kinase is translated as MFSQLSDWLERFRRWALALPPATKLTVGYLAIIMTLSIGFSVVLYQISANQLHRGLRRPAIGVDAELPQFFDLYERTRLQQIFSAENELRSNLILFNVFVLLAGGGMSYVLAKRTIRPIEDALETQKRFTADASHELRTPLTAMQTEIEVALRNPKLRPAEARQMLASNLDEVVRIRALVDGLLRLARRDNLALEQHVEIDALAKAVLSRMKKAAATKQIRLRHDLAPVRTTVDPSAIEEVMLILLDNAVRYSPEQSEVVMRVRATREYVCIEVQDEGLGISPADLPHVFERFYRGDKSRTKQHVEGFGLGLSIAQQIVAAHKGRITVTSKPGKTIFRIRLARS
- a CDS encoding 3'-5' exonuclease, translating into MLRGAIFVAHNAQFDHAFIAEEYRLLDRRLTHQRACTVQLSRYFYPQYQHYKLDVAIERHNIGVVNRHRAPGDAQVPVDFYQVLCAEYGAPGVATAVTQRYHFQAFSQNRYSTLAYKKGVIYFD